Proteins co-encoded in one Corynebacterium lujinxingii genomic window:
- a CDS encoding N-6 DNA methylase, with translation MLADLSIGEISVCYEALLASLDPASRRSSGQYFTPDDAAEFMASRAKDFGEGVWMDPAAA, from the coding sequence GTGCTGGCTGATCTTTCCATAGGGGAGATTAGCGTCTGCTACGAGGCACTTCTCGCCAGCCTAGATCCTGCTTCTCGTCGAAGTTCGGGTCAGTACTTCACCCCCGACGATGCTGCCGAGTTCATGGCGAGTCGAGCCAAGGACTTTGGTGAGGGCGTATGGATGGACCCTGCAGCGGCGTAG
- a CDS encoding DUF4192 family protein, whose translation MTNPGQLIANVPALLGFYPQDSIICTV comes from the coding sequence CTGACCAACCCAGGTCAGTTGATCGCCAACGTTCCTGCCCTCCTCGGCTTCTATCCGCAAGACAGCATCATCTGCACGGTATGA
- a CDS encoding alkene reductase codes for MSTLFDSLEVGRMTLPNRIIMAPLTRSRAGRDGVPTSLHKTYYSQRASVGLIVTEGVFPTVSRRTFPGQPGIDTAEQIAGWRRVADAVHEAGGHIFMQVMNGGRLSHASLQEGTEPVAPSAVASGTAVRDFESRKDCPVPRALDAAELPGIVDEFRQAARNAIDAGMDGVEIHGANGYLLHQFLSPNSNLREDVYGGSPENRFRLVEEILRAVADEIGADRVAIRLSPQNNIQGIEEMDEADVLATYGGLLRATADLGIAYVSITHADPAGEVVTELVARARANGRTRVFLNNGRGEETDRDTAERLVQQADAVVVGRLAISNPDLVRRWKEGLPVTAPDASTFYTGGEKGYTDYPFYTVSSQQN; via the coding sequence ATGTCCACACTGTTTGATTCCCTCGAAGTGGGTCGCATGACCCTGCCAAACCGCATTATCATGGCTCCGCTGACGCGCTCACGCGCGGGACGCGACGGGGTGCCAACCTCGCTGCACAAGACCTACTACTCGCAGCGCGCCTCGGTGGGCCTCATTGTCACCGAAGGCGTCTTCCCCACCGTCAGCCGCCGGACCTTCCCCGGTCAGCCCGGTATCGACACAGCCGAGCAGATTGCCGGGTGGCGCCGCGTCGCCGACGCTGTCCACGAGGCCGGCGGGCACATCTTCATGCAGGTGATGAACGGCGGACGGCTCTCCCACGCCAGCCTGCAGGAAGGCACGGAGCCGGTCGCGCCATCCGCGGTGGCCTCCGGCACTGCGGTCCGGGACTTCGAATCGCGAAAGGATTGCCCGGTCCCCCGCGCGCTGGACGCCGCTGAGCTGCCAGGCATCGTCGACGAGTTCCGCCAGGCCGCCCGAAACGCTATCGACGCGGGCATGGACGGCGTGGAGATCCACGGCGCCAACGGCTACCTGCTGCACCAGTTCCTCTCCCCGAATTCGAACTTGCGTGAGGATGTCTACGGCGGATCCCCGGAAAATCGGTTCCGGCTCGTCGAGGAGATCCTTCGCGCCGTGGCAGATGAAATCGGGGCGGACCGGGTGGCTATCCGCCTGTCGCCGCAGAACAACATTCAAGGTATCGAGGAAATGGACGAGGCGGACGTGCTGGCCACCTACGGCGGGCTGCTCCGCGCTACCGCCGACCTCGGCATCGCCTACGTCTCCATCACGCACGCGGATCCCGCAGGGGAGGTCGTGACCGAGCTGGTCGCACGTGCCCGGGCGAATGGCCGCACGCGCGTGTTCCTCAACAATGGGCGCGGTGAAGAAACCGACCGCGACACGGCCGAGCGGCTGGTGCAGCAGGCGGACGCCGTCGTAGTGGGCCGGCTAGCCATCTCCAACCCGGACTTGGTGCGCCGCTGGAAGGAAGGGCTGCCGGTGACCGCACCGGACGCGTCAACCTTCTACACCGGCGGTGAGAAGGGCTACACCGACTACCCGTTTTACACGGTGAGCTCGCAGCAAAACTAG
- a CDS encoding L,D-transpeptidase — protein sequence MAVLAAGSMIVACSPAQSNQLEQVAETTEVETSESARPPKVSVTNGATDVEPGEPVTVSAEAGLESVTMTNEEGREVESEFNDDNTEWTTAEPLGYGREYTIEARDKEGQKVVSSFTTVSPAATVNAYLGPLDGSEVGVAQAVTIRFDNAIEDTKAIEERISVETSNDTEGAFFWLDPYEVRWRPKEYWEPGTEVTVKADLYGRKLDEGVYGGDDSEISFTIGNKVETVVDNYDKMLRVYENDELIKEFPISLGTDGQFDTPNGTYVVGDEHTHLTMDSRTFGLGLDAGGYVTDVDYATQLSYSGIYVHSAPWALWAMGSQNQSHGCINASYEDAQWFQDTVKRGDPVVVKNTAGSTLTPYDGLGYWNLEWDQRSGGDGEQLYS from the coding sequence ATGGCGGTGCTGGCTGCGGGGTCGATGATCGTCGCCTGCTCGCCGGCACAGAGCAACCAGTTGGAACAGGTTGCGGAAACGACGGAGGTGGAGACGTCGGAAAGCGCGCGCCCGCCGAAGGTGTCCGTGACCAACGGCGCGACCGACGTCGAGCCGGGCGAGCCGGTGACGGTGAGCGCGGAGGCTGGGCTGGAATCCGTGACCATGACCAACGAGGAAGGCCGCGAGGTCGAATCCGAGTTCAACGACGACAACACCGAATGGACCACCGCGGAACCGCTCGGATACGGCCGCGAATACACCATCGAGGCGCGTGATAAGGAAGGCCAGAAGGTCGTCTCGTCGTTTACTACGGTCTCGCCCGCGGCGACAGTGAACGCGTACCTCGGCCCGCTCGACGGCTCCGAGGTCGGCGTTGCGCAGGCGGTGACCATCCGCTTCGACAACGCCATCGAGGACACCAAGGCGATAGAGGAGCGCATCTCGGTGGAGACTTCCAACGACACTGAAGGCGCGTTCTTCTGGCTCGACCCGTACGAGGTGCGCTGGCGCCCGAAGGAGTACTGGGAGCCGGGCACCGAGGTCACGGTGAAGGCGGACCTGTATGGCCGCAAACTCGACGAGGGCGTTTACGGCGGCGACGACAGCGAGATCTCCTTCACTATCGGCAACAAGGTCGAGACCGTCGTGGACAACTACGACAAGATGCTGCGCGTCTACGAAAACGACGAACTGATCAAGGAGTTCCCGATCTCGCTGGGCACCGACGGGCAGTTCGACACCCCGAACGGCACCTACGTCGTTGGCGACGAGCACACCCACCTGACCATGGATTCGCGCACGTTCGGCCTCGGCTTGGACGCCGGCGGCTACGTCACCGACGTGGACTACGCCACGCAGTTGTCCTACTCCGGCATCTACGTCCACTCCGCGCCGTGGGCGCTGTGGGCGATGGGCTCGCAGAACCAGTCGCACGGCTGCATCAACGCCTCTTACGAGGACGCGCAGTGGTTCCAGGACACTGTGAAGCGTGGCGACCCGGTGGTGGTGAAGAACACCGCCGGATCCACCCTGACTCCGTACGACGGCCTGGGCTACTGGAACCTCGAGTGGGACCAGCGCTCCGGCGGCGACGGCGAGCAGCTGTACTCGTAG
- a CDS encoding nicotinamidase, translated as MNTALLIVDVQNDFCPGGSLATARGDEVASKIAELIKSSDNRTREYSHVLATQDWHIDPGEHFSDDPDFVDTWPVHCVANSHGSQMRGPVDTSLIDEFFRKGEYSAAYSGFEGVSPSGVGLADWLRDNEVRELDVCGIATDFCVRATVLDALKEGFKVRVLRSMCSPVDDKSGADALQEMQDAGAEII; from the coding sequence ATGAACACTGCGCTTCTTATCGTCGATGTCCAGAACGACTTCTGCCCCGGCGGCAGCCTTGCAACCGCCCGCGGGGATGAAGTGGCGTCGAAAATCGCGGAATTGATTAAGTCCTCCGACAACCGCACCCGGGAGTACTCGCACGTGCTGGCGACGCAGGACTGGCACATCGATCCGGGTGAGCACTTCTCGGACGATCCGGATTTCGTGGATACGTGGCCCGTGCACTGTGTGGCCAACTCGCACGGCTCGCAGATGCGCGGCCCCGTGGACACTTCGCTTATCGACGAGTTCTTCCGCAAGGGCGAGTACTCCGCCGCCTACTCGGGGTTCGAGGGGGTCTCGCCGAGCGGCGTCGGGCTGGCTGACTGGTTGCGCGACAACGAGGTCCGCGAGTTGGACGTGTGCGGTATCGCGACCGACTTCTGCGTGCGGGCGACGGTGCTCGACGCACTGAAGGAGGGCTTCAAGGTTCGCGTGCTACGCAGCATGTGCTCGCCAGTGGACGATAAAAGCGGTGCCGACGCCCTGCAGGAGATGCAGGACGCCGGCGCGGAGATTATCTAA
- a CDS encoding DUF305 domain-containing protein, giving the protein MVHDQNDHELEQMRDNKKPLWIALAVIAAIALVLTVAGPSIRAAFTQEEETAATSTSADAEYNGADVHFLGMMVPHHQQAIDMSDVLLDSDVDDAQVRDLAQRIKDGQERENEQMNAWADEWGIDKDMAAHSKHIANGMFPPEQMEEFTQLRGDDLRTAFLEMMHFHHAHVIKMTQGEVDGGAYEPLREMAKEMIEVQTAEMGEMEEILGYNPTK; this is encoded by the coding sequence ATGGTTCACGATCAGAACGACCACGAACTCGAGCAGATGCGCGACAATAAGAAGCCGCTGTGGATCGCGCTCGCCGTCATTGCCGCGATTGCGCTGGTGTTGACGGTGGCGGGGCCGTCGATACGCGCCGCGTTCACGCAGGAGGAAGAGACCGCCGCAACGTCGACGTCCGCGGACGCCGAGTACAACGGCGCTGACGTCCACTTCCTGGGCATGATGGTGCCGCACCACCAGCAGGCGATCGACATGTCGGACGTGCTGCTGGATTCTGACGTCGACGATGCGCAGGTGCGCGACCTCGCTCAGCGCATCAAGGACGGCCAGGAGCGCGAAAACGAGCAGATGAACGCGTGGGCCGACGAGTGGGGCATCGATAAGGATATGGCCGCTCACTCCAAGCACATTGCCAACGGCATGTTCCCGCCTGAGCAGATGGAGGAGTTTACGCAGTTGCGTGGCGACGACCTGCGCACCGCATTCCTCGAAATGATGCACTTCCACCACGCGCACGTGATCAAGATGACGCAGGGCGAGGTGGACGGCGGCGCCTACGAGCCGCTTCGCGAGATGGCCAAGGAAATGATCGAGGTCCAAACCGCCGAAATGGGCGAGATGGAAGAGATCCTGGGCTACAACCCGACGAAGTAG
- a CDS encoding class F sortase → MSSIVPNGTPEPDPEATTAQSEPAEYKPKHAREPENKRSPWWIAIAVLAIALVLVQLAIYTFRNDRDGQQAEEQAATASEAPVAAPSQEQHDDEPAAPTDGGYVDPEGEQEVPYEAAPGQFVGFEGMAMDVGGDIAAVDPVQLTDAGALIPPSDVSRLGWYSASAVPGADGAVGSSVITGHINYQGQGTGYAARFANMNLGDEFEIYIDGNPQTFRVTQAPYRLPKGSDFPPEVNDATGPNRLVLITCGGQFIGGALGYADNIITIAEPV, encoded by the coding sequence ATGTCCAGCATCGTCCCCAACGGCACCCCCGAGCCCGATCCGGAGGCCACGACAGCCCAGTCCGAGCCTGCTGAGTACAAGCCGAAGCACGCTCGCGAGCCCGAGAACAAGCGCAGCCCGTGGTGGATTGCCATCGCGGTGCTCGCGATCGCGCTGGTGCTCGTGCAGTTGGCTATCTACACCTTCCGCAACGACCGCGACGGTCAGCAAGCGGAGGAACAGGCCGCAACGGCGTCTGAGGCCCCTGTGGCGGCGCCGTCGCAGGAGCAGCATGACGACGAGCCCGCCGCCCCAACCGACGGCGGCTACGTCGACCCGGAGGGCGAGCAGGAAGTCCCGTACGAGGCGGCCCCAGGCCAGTTCGTCGGCTTCGAGGGCATGGCCATGGACGTCGGCGGCGACATCGCGGCGGTGGACCCGGTGCAGCTGACTGACGCCGGCGCGCTGATCCCGCCGTCGGATGTTTCCCGCCTGGGCTGGTACTCCGCGTCGGCGGTGCCGGGCGCGGACGGAGCGGTGGGCTCGTCGGTGATCACGGGCCACATCAACTACCAGGGCCAGGGCACCGGCTACGCCGCACGCTTTGCCAACATGAATCTCGGCGACGAGTTTGAGATCTACATCGACGGCAACCCACAGACGTTCCGTGTGACCCAGGCGCCGTACCGCCTGCCGAAGGGTTCGGACTTCCCGCCGGAGGTCAACGACGCCACCGGCCCGAACCGTCTCGTGCTGATCACTTGCGGTGGCCAATTCATTGGCGGTGCGCTGGGCTACGCCGATAACATCATCACCATCGCCGAGCCGGTATAA
- a CDS encoding DUF3618 domain-containing protein, giving the protein MARDIHDIERDLERTRGQLASTLDELADRTNPSNLAGNAKEQAASWLQDETVQKVIGGVVVGIAALIGIKAYNGRKRKSELKELQKLLSRR; this is encoded by the coding sequence ATGGCACGTGACATCCACGACATCGAACGCGACCTCGAGCGCACCCGCGGCCAGCTCGCGTCCACCCTCGACGAGCTCGCAGACCGCACCAACCCGTCCAACCTCGCCGGGAACGCGAAGGAACAGGCAGCGTCCTGGCTGCAGGACGAGACCGTGCAGAAGGTCATCGGCGGTGTCGTCGTCGGTATCGCCGCGCTGATCGGCATCAAGGCCTACAACGGTCGCAAGCGCAAGAGCGAGCTCAAGGAGCTGCAGAAGCTGCTGTCGCGCCGCTAA
- the bcp gene encoding thioredoxin-dependent thiol peroxidase, producing MTDSIRLEAGDTAPAFSLSNDRGETVSLADFSGSRVIVYFYPRANTPGCTTEACDFTENFDQFDGAGVKVIGISPDKPEALAKFRADHDLNVELLSDPSKETLTAYGAFGEKKNYGKVVQGVIRSTFLVNVADNGNGTIETAQYNVKATGHVGRILRDWNI from the coding sequence ATGACTGACTCCATTCGCCTTGAGGCGGGCGACACCGCCCCCGCATTTTCTCTGTCCAACGACCGTGGCGAGACCGTCTCGCTTGCCGATTTCTCCGGCTCCCGCGTCATCGTCTACTTCTACCCGCGCGCAAACACCCCGGGCTGCACGACTGAGGCGTGCGACTTCACGGAGAACTTCGACCAGTTCGACGGCGCGGGCGTGAAGGTCATCGGCATCAGCCCGGACAAGCCGGAGGCGCTGGCGAAGTTCCGCGCCGACCACGACTTGAACGTCGAGCTGCTTTCCGACCCCTCCAAGGAAACACTCACCGCCTACGGCGCGTTCGGCGAGAAGAAAAACTACGGCAAGGTCGTCCAGGGTGTGATCCGCTCGACCTTTTTGGTCAACGTCGCCGATAACGGCAACGGCACCATCGAGACCGCGCAGTACAACGTGAAGGCCACCGGGCACGTGGGCCGCATCCTGCGCGACTGGAACATCTAG
- a CDS encoding VaFE repeat-containing surface-anchored protein has product MTETPTTTATVPNQTVTTTVTQGFNPNPDIRTVAEFEDGVNVVQNGTTVVDTVYYSGLVAGKTYTLDAKLVDKQDENNVLGTGAVTFVVPGTEGELANGNVKVEIAVTNAPNPVQAAVAFERLTSKEVNAAGEETDGKKANPIAEHEDIADEDQTVRTVFEPSIATNAKFENGSTAVVAGNTVIDTVDYKGLVPGKEYTLSAKLMERIGEKAPYQEGKVLGEGTVTFTPETTDGSVDVEIKVNDDVTKPVNAAVAFEELTSTEVEKTGQDNPQGGDTPETSDDNKIAEHKDIDDANQTVGVPHITTNANFEKGSSEVTNGAVVVDTVSYSGLVPGKEYTLTAQLIDKADGKTVLGTGTKTFTPKEANGSVDVEITVDNAPKDRVVTAAVAFEELTSTVVDRGGNENPKGGDTPETSDDNPIADHKEIDDEDQTVRNPKISTNANFANGAQEVKNGVAVIDTVTYEGLVPGKVYTLTADLINKEDGKTVLGSGNKTFIPTEPNGSEDVTIVVTNAPVDETVTAAVAFEELTSTQVDRAGKDNPKGGDTPETSDDNEIAEHKDLKDKDQTVESKETPKTSEQPTPETSPATPTSEEPVPTTTIPLLPPTSPETPTTDVCKPVTSTSTVPGTTEPGTTEPGTTVPGTTNPDTTEPGTTVPGTTVPGTTVEETTTEVVTTPEDCGTTESTPTDSEETTTEPTEPTATEPATSEKTTEPTKPTKPTSTTPVVPPVVWFPNPQIGTTADFANGAKEVVSGVVVNDTVKYQGLVPGKTYTLNAELVSKDAFNNLADKNVYGEAVIGTGTKTFTASETGNGSEVVEITVNEGIDTPVRAAVAFETLTSTEVDENGQDNPKGGDTPNDLTDDNPIAEHKNINDQNQTVRSPKTPDTPPVFEEEPYIGTNADFATGSKQVVAGATIVDSVRYAGLVPGKTYTLTADLVAKHNGAIIGQGEKQFTASEDGFGVENVDITVASWVNEPIYAAVAFERLTSTEVDAKGEDLPEGNRVPEKIAQHRDIQDAAQTVVSPNVDRGNVPSMEPGVSTNADFANGGVVENGATVRDVVNYWGLVPGKTYTATAKLVERVGEKAPYSEGRVLGTKSVTFTAEASSGTITVDIPVTNAETPVVAAVAYETITSTEVDRSGKDNPKGGDTPNDYSDDNPIAEHEDINDSFQTVTSEGGTPTTPAETTTEETTPAETTTEETTPAETTPAETSTEETTPAPVPSETTSTTTTPGSDGGDSPDEGSSVDRDKLWWLLLIPGLGMIPALLGGGGSSTPAPKPAPKPVPSKPAPAPAPSTSTVHTPKPAGKPVPADSPRGEIKQIPSGGTALDADMPAYI; this is encoded by the coding sequence GTGACTGAGACTCCGACCACCACTGCAACCGTCCCGAACCAGACTGTGACCACCACGGTCACGCAGGGCTTTAACCCGAACCCGGACATTCGCACTGTTGCGGAGTTCGAGGACGGCGTAAACGTTGTCCAGAACGGCACCACCGTTGTGGACACCGTGTACTACTCCGGTCTTGTTGCCGGTAAGACCTACACGCTGGATGCGAAGCTCGTCGATAAGCAGGATGAGAACAACGTCCTGGGTACTGGTGCGGTGACCTTCGTGGTCCCGGGCACCGAGGGTGAGCTGGCAAACGGCAATGTCAAGGTCGAAATTGCTGTGACCAACGCCCCGAACCCGGTGCAGGCTGCGGTTGCGTTCGAGCGTCTGACCTCCAAGGAAGTCAACGCTGCCGGCGAAGAGACTGACGGCAAGAAGGCGAACCCGATCGCCGAGCACGAGGACATCGCTGATGAGGACCAGACGGTCCGCACCGTCTTCGAGCCGAGCATCGCGACCAACGCGAAGTTCGAGAATGGCTCGACTGCGGTTGTTGCTGGCAACACCGTGATCGACACTGTCGATTACAAGGGTCTGGTTCCGGGCAAGGAGTACACCCTGTCCGCGAAGCTGATGGAGCGCATCGGTGAGAAGGCTCCGTACCAGGAGGGCAAGGTTCTGGGTGAGGGCACTGTGACCTTCACGCCGGAGACCACCGATGGTTCCGTCGACGTTGAAATCAAGGTCAACGACGATGTCACTAAGCCGGTAAACGCTGCTGTTGCGTTCGAGGAGCTCACTTCCACCGAGGTGGAGAAGACTGGTCAGGACAACCCGCAGGGTGGCGACACCCCGGAGACGTCCGACGACAACAAGATCGCTGAGCACAAGGACATCGACGACGCCAACCAGACTGTTGGTGTTCCGCACATCACCACGAATGCGAACTTTGAGAAGGGTTCGTCTGAGGTGACCAACGGTGCCGTGGTTGTTGATACCGTCTCCTACTCCGGTCTTGTGCCGGGCAAGGAGTACACGCTGACCGCGCAGCTGATTGATAAGGCTGACGGCAAGACCGTCCTGGGTACCGGCACCAAGACCTTCACCCCGAAGGAAGCTAACGGTTCCGTCGACGTGGAGATCACCGTCGACAACGCTCCGAAGGACCGTGTTGTTACCGCTGCTGTTGCGTTCGAGGAGCTCACCTCGACGGTCGTTGACCGCGGTGGCAACGAGAACCCGAAGGGTGGCGACACCCCGGAGACGTCTGACGACAACCCGATCGCTGACCACAAGGAAATCGACGATGAGGACCAGACGGTCCGTAACCCGAAGATCTCCACGAACGCGAACTTCGCCAACGGCGCACAGGAAGTCAAGAACGGCGTTGCTGTGATTGACACCGTCACCTACGAGGGCCTGGTTCCGGGCAAGGTCTACACCCTGACCGCCGACCTTATTAATAAGGAAGACGGCAAGACTGTTCTCGGTTCCGGCAACAAGACGTTCATCCCGACTGAGCCGAACGGTTCTGAGGATGTGACCATCGTGGTCACGAACGCACCGGTGGATGAGACTGTCACCGCCGCTGTCGCCTTCGAGGAGCTCACCTCCACGCAGGTCGACCGCGCCGGTAAGGACAACCCGAAGGGTGGCGACACCCCGGAGACGTCTGACGACAACGAGATCGCCGAGCACAAGGACCTCAAGGACAAGGACCAGACGGTCGAAAGCAAGGAGACTCCGAAGACCTCCGAGCAGCCGACGCCTGAGACCTCGCCGGCAACGCCGACTTCTGAGGAGCCGGTGCCGACCACGACGATTCCGTTGCTGCCGCCGACCTCGCCGGAGACCCCGACCACGGACGTGTGCAAGCCGGTCACTTCGACCAGCACCGTTCCGGGCACCACTGAGCCGGGTACGACGGAGCCGGGTACCACGGTTCCGGGTACCACCAACCCGGACACAACTGAGCCGGGCACCACGGTTCCGGGTACCACTGTCCCGGGCACCACGGTTGAGGAGACGACCACTGAGGTAGTCACCACGCCGGAGGACTGCGGGACCACCGAGTCGACCCCGACCGACTCCGAGGAGACCACCACGGAGCCGACTGAGCCGACTGCTACCGAGCCGGCTACCTCTGAAAAGACCACCGAGCCGACCAAGCCGACCAAGCCGACGTCCACGACTCCGGTCGTGCCGCCGGTGGTGTGGTTCCCGAACCCGCAGATCGGTACGACTGCTGACTTCGCTAACGGTGCGAAGGAAGTTGTCTCCGGTGTTGTGGTCAACGACACGGTCAAGTACCAGGGCCTGGTCCCGGGTAAGACCTACACGTTGAATGCTGAGCTGGTCAGCAAGGACGCCTTCAACAACCTGGCGGACAAGAACGTCTACGGCGAGGCCGTCATCGGCACTGGCACCAAGACGTTCACCGCGTCGGAGACCGGCAACGGCTCTGAGGTTGTGGAGATCACTGTCAACGAGGGCATCGACACGCCGGTTCGCGCCGCTGTCGCCTTCGAGACGTTGACCTCCACCGAGGTTGATGAAAACGGTCAGGACAACCCGAAGGGTGGCGACACCCCGAACGATCTGACCGACGACAACCCGATCGCTGAACACAAGAACATCAACGATCAGAACCAGACTGTCCGCAGCCCGAAGACCCCGGACACCCCGCCGGTGTTCGAGGAGGAGCCGTACATCGGCACCAACGCCGACTTCGCAACCGGCTCCAAGCAGGTTGTCGCTGGCGCGACCATCGTCGACTCCGTCCGCTACGCGGGCCTGGTTCCGGGTAAGACCTACACGCTGACTGCTGATCTCGTCGCTAAGCACAACGGCGCAATCATCGGCCAGGGTGAGAAGCAGTTTACCGCTTCGGAGGACGGCTTCGGTGTCGAAAACGTCGACATCACCGTCGCTTCCTGGGTCAACGAGCCGATCTACGCGGCTGTCGCCTTCGAGCGCCTGACCTCCACTGAGGTCGACGCGAAGGGCGAGGATCTGCCGGAGGGCAACCGCGTTCCGGAGAAGATCGCACAGCACCGCGACATCCAGGATGCTGCGCAGACCGTGGTTTCCCCGAACGTCGACCGTGGCAACGTCCCGTCGATGGAGCCGGGCGTGTCCACCAACGCTGATTTCGCAAACGGTGGCGTCGTTGAAAACGGTGCGACTGTCCGCGACGTGGTCAACTACTGGGGCCTGGTCCCGGGCAAGACCTACACCGCGACCGCGAAGCTCGTCGAGCGCGTGGGCGAGAAGGCTCCGTACTCTGAGGGCCGTGTCCTGGGTACCAAGTCCGTGACCTTCACCGCGGAGGCATCCTCCGGCACGATCACCGTGGACATCCCGGTGACCAATGCCGAGACCCCGGTGGTTGCGGCCGTGGCCTACGAGACGATCACCTCCACCGAGGTTGACCGTTCCGGCAAGGACAACCCGAAGGGTGGCGACACCCCGAACGATTACTCGGACGACAACCCGATCGCTGAGCACGAGGACATCAACGACTCGTTCCAGACGGTCACGTCCGAGGGCGGCACGCCGACCACCCCGGCGGAGACCACCACTGAGGAAACCACCCCGGCGGAGACCACCACTGAGGAGACCACCCCGGCGGAGACCACCCCGGCGGAGACCTCCACTGAGGAGACCACCCCGGCTCCGGTGCCGTCCGAGACCACCTCGACGACCACCACTCCGGGCTCCGACGGTGGCGACTCCCCGGACGAGGGCAGCTCTGTCGACCGCGACAAGCTGTGGTGGCTGCTGCTCATCCCGGGCCTGGGCATGATCCCGGCGCTGCTGGGCGGCGGTGGCTCCTCGACGCCGGCTCCGAAGCCTGCGCCGAAGCCGGTCCCGTCCAAGCCTGCTCCGGCCCCGGCACCGTCGACCTCGACGGTCCACACGCCGAAGCCGGCCGGTAAGCCAGTCCCGGCTGACAGCCCGCGTGGCGAGATCAAGCAGATCCCGTCCGGCGGCACCGCACTGGATGCGGATATGCCGGCCTACATCTAA
- a CDS encoding DUF3817 domain-containing protein, which produces MTQPSPQTTPNQPGQPAKIHPERQRRVKQALTFFTITAWITGVLFLLLITRMIMQYGFDMNVDYLSWVARVHGFAFVAFLMTSLNLGSKARWSAGTWISTALSGVVPFMSFIVENKRRNEVKEKFQLA; this is translated from the coding sequence ATGACGCAGCCCAGCCCCCAGACCACGCCGAACCAGCCTGGTCAGCCGGCGAAGATCCACCCGGAGCGCCAGCGACGCGTGAAGCAGGCGCTCACGTTTTTCACTATCACCGCGTGGATCACTGGTGTGCTGTTCCTCTTGCTTATTACCCGCATGATCATGCAGTACGGCTTCGATATGAACGTCGACTACCTGTCCTGGGTTGCACGCGTGCACGGGTTTGCGTTCGTCGCGTTCCTCATGACCTCGCTGAACCTGGGGTCTAAGGCCCGCTGGTCAGCCGGCACCTGGATCTCCACGGCACTGTCGGGTGTTGTGCCGTTTATGTCCTTCATCGTGGAGAACAAGCGCCGTAACGAGGTTAAGGAAAAGTTCCAGCTGGCCTAG
- the rdgB gene encoding RdgB/HAM1 family non-canonical purine NTP pyrophosphatase — protein MVKVLVASRNPGKVRELDQVLRELNIEGVELVSLDDAPAYPDPVEDGLTFEENAVLKARAGAEATGLPCVADDSGLAVTALNGMPGILSARWSGTHGDDTANNQLLLNQMADINDRRAAFVSCCALATPAGGIYTAEGRWEGELLREPRGEGGFGYDPLFAPSDAPDRSSAELSPEEKNARSHRGKALRELAQHIAALQ, from the coding sequence ATGGTAAAAGTTCTTGTCGCGTCCCGGAACCCGGGCAAAGTCCGCGAACTCGACCAGGTGCTGCGCGAGTTAAACATCGAGGGCGTGGAACTGGTCTCGCTTGACGACGCCCCCGCGTACCCCGACCCCGTTGAAGACGGCCTCACCTTCGAGGAAAACGCCGTACTCAAAGCCCGCGCTGGTGCGGAGGCGACCGGCCTGCCGTGCGTCGCCGACGATTCCGGCCTGGCCGTGACGGCCCTCAACGGCATGCCGGGCATCTTGTCCGCGCGCTGGTCCGGCACCCACGGCGACGACACCGCCAACAACCAGCTGCTGCTGAACCAGATGGCGGATATCAACGACCGCCGCGCAGCCTTCGTCTCCTGCTGCGCCCTGGCCACGCCAGCCGGTGGGATTTACACCGCCGAGGGCCGTTGGGAAGGCGAACTGCTGCGCGAGCCGCGGGGTGAGGGTGGCTTCGGCTACGATCCGCTGTTCGCGCCTAGCGACGCGCCGGACCGTTCGTCCGCGGAACTTTCGCCCGAGGAAAAGAATGCGCGCTCGCACCGCGGCAAGGCATTGCGGGAGTTGGCGCAGCACATCGCCGCGTTGCAGTGA